One genomic region from Ralstonia pickettii DTP0602 encodes:
- a CDS encoding butyryl-CoA dehydrogenase (K00249: ACADM, acd; acyl-CoA dehydrogenase [EC:1.3.8.7]), which produces MNFELDEEHRMLKDLVARFVREQLIPLEPAVLAREAEGGQLTLLPEEHARLDGMSRELGLWGLDAPTEMGGADLPAVAMVGVNEELGKTITPYELPPDSPNLRMLMLTASEAQRERYLAPYARGETVSAIAISEPGAGGDPAMMTTRAERDGDHWVLNGRKIWISRAARADWTIVMAVTDKAKGARGGISAFIVERGTPGLRVERRIPMIGGASTYEVVLEDCRIPASQLLGTEGQGFAPMQARLSTRRVQMAAWCIGRAQRALDMICEYAPQRQTFGAPLAQRQAIQWWVADAATRIHACRLMTYEAASRIDAGDEARTQVSMIKVFATEMAWEVIDHAMQTFGAMGMTKELPLQQMANETRLMRIYEGPSEVHRWVIARDLLGLRR; this is translated from the coding sequence ATGAATTTCGAGCTGGATGAAGAACACCGCATGCTCAAGGACCTGGTCGCGCGCTTCGTACGCGAGCAGCTGATCCCGCTGGAGCCGGCGGTACTGGCCCGCGAGGCCGAGGGCGGGCAGCTCACGCTGCTGCCGGAAGAACACGCGCGCCTGGACGGCATGTCGCGCGAGCTTGGCCTGTGGGGGCTGGACGCCCCCACCGAGATGGGCGGCGCCGACCTGCCCGCGGTGGCGATGGTCGGCGTCAACGAAGAACTCGGCAAGACCATCACGCCGTACGAGCTGCCGCCGGACTCGCCCAACCTGCGCATGCTGATGCTGACCGCCAGCGAGGCCCAGCGCGAACGCTACCTGGCGCCATATGCGCGCGGCGAAACGGTCTCGGCCATCGCCATTTCCGAGCCCGGCGCCGGCGGCGACCCCGCCATGATGACTACGCGCGCGGAACGCGACGGCGACCACTGGGTACTCAACGGCCGCAAGATCTGGATCAGCCGCGCAGCGCGGGCCGACTGGACCATCGTGATGGCCGTCACCGACAAGGCAAAGGGTGCGCGTGGCGGCATCTCGGCCTTTATCGTCGAGCGCGGCACGCCCGGCCTGCGCGTGGAACGGCGCATCCCGATGATCGGCGGTGCCTCCACTTATGAAGTCGTGCTGGAAGACTGCCGCATCCCCGCCTCGCAACTGCTGGGCACCGAAGGCCAGGGCTTTGCGCCGATGCAGGCGCGCCTGTCCACGCGCCGCGTGCAGATGGCCGCGTGGTGCATCGGCCGCGCCCAGCGCGCGCTCGACATGATCTGCGAGTACGCACCGCAGCGCCAGACCTTCGGCGCGCCGCTGGCGCAGCGCCAGGCGATCCAGTGGTGGGTGGCGGATGCCGCCACGCGCATCCACGCCTGCCGCCTGATGACGTACGAGGCCGCCAGCCGCATCGATGCCGGCGATGAGGCGCGTACGCAGGTATCGATGATCAAGGTCTTCGCCACGGAAATGGCCTGGGAGGTGATCGACCACGCGATGCAGACCTTTGGCGCGATGGGCATGACCAAGGAGCTGCCGCTGCAGCAGATGGCCAATGAAACCCGCCTGATGCGCATCTATGAAGGGCCCAGCGAAGTCCACCGCTGGGTGATTGCGCGCGACCTGCTCGGCCTGCGCCGCTGA
- a CDS encoding acetyl-CoA acetyltransferase (K01041: E2.8.3.-; [EC:2.8.3.-]) — protein sequence MPRQDPRATPAGPLDGIRVLDLTSVVLGPLATQVLADFGADVIKIEGPEGDLMRANGVSQHAGMSSIYLALNRNKRSAVLDLKTPEGAEALRALIAGADVLVHNMRVAAIERLGFGYDAVARINPRIVYCVATGFGQDGPHRDKPAFDDIIQAGCGLVALGSGSGERPEYVPSLIADKTTGLALANAVLAALLHRERHGVGQSVEVPMLETMAAFVMAEHLGGLTFEPAPAGAGYARLLQGGRRPAPTRDGWICALPYTERHWHAFFRAVGRDDLADRYEVGDRAQRNANIRALYGHLAELTPERSTDEWMALFESLDIPATPIYGLDALVEHPHLRAVGLFQATHHPTEGPLREVRPAARFSATPLSLRRHAPALGEHTAEVLQEIGITPPAAHGGGPA from the coding sequence GTGCCCCGACAAGACCCCCGCGCCACGCCCGCCGGCCCGCTGGACGGCATCCGCGTACTGGACCTCACCTCGGTCGTGCTCGGCCCGCTGGCCACGCAGGTGCTGGCGGACTTTGGCGCCGACGTGATCAAGATCGAAGGGCCGGAAGGCGACCTGATGCGCGCCAACGGTGTGTCGCAGCACGCCGGCATGAGCTCGATCTACCTGGCGCTGAACCGCAACAAGCGCTCGGCCGTGCTCGACCTGAAGACGCCAGAGGGCGCCGAAGCGCTGCGCGCGCTGATCGCCGGTGCCGATGTGCTGGTGCACAACATGCGCGTGGCGGCGATCGAGCGGCTGGGCTTTGGCTATGACGCGGTGGCGCGCATCAACCCGCGCATCGTCTACTGCGTGGCGACCGGCTTCGGCCAGGACGGCCCGCACCGCGACAAGCCCGCTTTCGACGACATCATCCAGGCTGGCTGCGGGCTGGTGGCGCTGGGCTCGGGCAGCGGCGAACGGCCGGAATACGTGCCCAGCCTGATCGCCGACAAGACCACCGGGCTGGCGCTTGCCAATGCCGTGCTGGCGGCGCTGCTGCACCGCGAGCGCCATGGCGTGGGCCAGTCGGTCGAAGTGCCGATGCTCGAGACCATGGCCGCCTTCGTAATGGCCGAGCACCTGGGCGGCCTGACCTTCGAGCCCGCCCCTGCCGGCGCCGGCTATGCGCGGCTCTTGCAGGGCGGGCGCCGCCCCGCGCCCACCCGCGACGGCTGGATCTGCGCGCTGCCCTACACCGAACGCCACTGGCACGCCTTCTTCCGCGCGGTCGGCCGGGACGACCTTGCCGACCGCTACGAGGTAGGCGACCGTGCACAGCGCAATGCCAATATCCGCGCACTGTACGGCCACCTGGCCGAACTGACGCCTGAGCGCAGCACCGACGAATGGATGGCGCTGTTCGAATCGCTCGACATCCCCGCCACGCCGATCTACGGCCTCGATGCGCTGGTCGAGCATCCGCACCTGCGCGCCGTGGGACTGTTCCAGGCCACCCACCACCCCACCGAAGGCCCGCTGCGCGAAGTGCGCCCGGCTGCGCGCTTCTCGGCCACACCCTTGTCATTGCGCCGCCACGCACCGGCGCTGGGAGAACACACCGCCGAGGTTCTGCAGGAAATCGGCATCACCCCGCCCGCCGCGCATGGCGGCGGCCCGGCATAG
- a CDS encoding enoyl-CoA hydratase, which produces MSSDADIQLTRDGHVTRIVLSRPPHNFVDADLMRRLADTLLALDDDPGCRAIVLASGVSAFCAGADFSGAGQGEVANDPAGFYVHAMKLYRNRKPIVAAVEGAAIGAGLGLALVADFRVTCAEARYSANFNRLGFHPGFGLSVTLPRLVGEQQAALLFYTGRRITGTDAVAIGLADELVAKADVNDRAMALAQEIATSAPLAVETTRATLREGLADRIAEVNQRELAIQRGQFRSEDFREGVAAMAERRTPVFHRR; this is translated from the coding sequence ATGTCATCCGATGCCGATATCCAGCTGACCCGAGACGGCCACGTCACCCGCATCGTGCTGTCCCGTCCGCCGCACAACTTTGTCGATGCCGACCTGATGCGGCGCCTGGCCGACACCCTGCTGGCGCTGGACGACGACCCCGGCTGCCGCGCCATCGTGCTGGCTTCCGGCGTCAGCGCCTTCTGCGCCGGCGCGGACTTCAGCGGCGCCGGCCAGGGCGAGGTCGCCAACGACCCCGCCGGCTTCTACGTGCATGCGATGAAGCTCTACCGCAACCGCAAGCCCATCGTCGCCGCGGTGGAAGGGGCTGCCATCGGCGCCGGACTGGGGCTGGCACTGGTGGCCGATTTCCGCGTGACCTGCGCCGAGGCGCGCTACAGCGCCAACTTCAACCGGCTGGGCTTCCACCCCGGCTTCGGCCTCAGCGTGACGCTGCCGCGGCTGGTGGGCGAGCAGCAGGCCGCGCTGCTGTTCTACACCGGCCGCCGCATCACCGGCACCGATGCGGTGGCCATCGGCCTGGCCGACGAACTGGTGGCCAAGGCCGACGTCAACGACCGCGCCATGGCGCTGGCGCAGGAGATCGCTACCTCCGCGCCGCTGGCCGTGGAGACCACGCGCGCCACGCTGCGTGAGGGGCTGGCCGACCGCATCGCCGAAGTCAACCAGCGCGAGCTGGCGATCCAGCGCGGTCAGTTCCGCAGCGAAGACTTCCGGGAAGGCGTGGCCGCGATGGCCGAACGCCGCACGCCGGTGTTCCACCGCCGCTAA
- a CDS encoding IclR family transcriptional regulator codes for MAETAQEQASTRRLTHQTGRFTRDTAGSQSLERGLVLLRAFRIGTTSLTNAELAARTGLPRPTVSRLTRSLVDAGFLRYDVNERAYRLAPVVLSLADAFHHANRAADIALPLMRKVAEADKVNVGLAVGDQLEMVYLASIRHSRDSVSRTRRVVPGSRVPMELTAIGLSWLGALPPGVREDMLDGIAARQGDAWPAMRACVLRAIAQSQQRGFCTAAYQPGHLLAVGAAFWGPDQQLYGLNISFPYSASERRRDNARYAVKLERLVDDIQAAWRRAGAG; via the coding sequence ATGGCTGAGACAGCACAGGAGCAGGCGTCGACGCGGCGGCTCACCCACCAGACCGGGCGTTTCACCCGCGACACCGCGGGCAGCCAGTCGCTGGAGCGGGGACTGGTGCTGCTGCGCGCCTTCCGTATCGGCACCACCAGCCTGACCAATGCCGAGCTGGCGGCGCGCACCGGCCTGCCGCGCCCCACCGTCAGCCGGCTGACGCGCTCGCTGGTGGACGCGGGCTTCCTGCGCTACGACGTCAATGAACGGGCCTACCGGCTGGCGCCGGTGGTGCTGAGCCTGGCCGATGCCTTTCACCACGCCAACCGCGCGGCGGACATCGCGCTGCCGCTGATGCGCAAGGTGGCCGAGGCCGACAAGGTCAACGTGGGGCTGGCCGTGGGCGATCAGCTGGAGATGGTGTACCTGGCCTCGATCCGCCATAGCCGCGACAGCGTATCGCGCACGCGGCGCGTGGTGCCGGGCTCGCGCGTGCCGATGGAGCTGACGGCGATCGGGCTGTCGTGGCTGGGGGCGTTGCCGCCGGGCGTGCGGGAAGACATGCTGGACGGCATTGCGGCACGGCAGGGCGACGCGTGGCCCGCCATGCGTGCGTGCGTGCTGCGCGCGATTGCCCAGTCGCAGCAGCGCGGCTTTTGCACGGCTGCGTACCAGCCGGGGCACCTGTTGGCGGTGGGCGCTGCGTTCTGGGGCCCGGACCAGCAGCTGTACGGGCTGAACATCAGCTTCCCGTATTCAGCGAGCGAGCGCAGGCGCGACAACGCCCGCTATGCCGTCAAACTGGAGCGCCTGGTGGACGATATCCAGGCGGCGTGGCGGCGCGCCGGTGCTGGCTAG
- a CDS encoding lauroyl acyltransferase (K02517: htrB; lipid A biosynthesis lauroyl acyltransferase [EC:2.3.1.-]), with protein MTQRLQAALTIALFKLLAALPYGVTARLGDGLGKLLYRIPSRRRRIVLTNLKLCFPDMDEDTRQNLARNHFGHVLRSYLERGIQWFGSAERLGKLVELDTRIDLASCTEQPTIFMGFHFVGIEAGCMFYSMRHPVASLYTRMSSPMLDEISRTQRGRFGAEMIPRSGSGKQVVRTLRAGCPVMLAADMDFGVTDSVFVPFFGVPACTLTSASRLASMTGARVVPFTTEVLPNYRGYRLRVFDALEGFPSGSVEEDSRRMNAFLETQIATMPEQYYWVHRRFKNRPAGMVPVY; from the coding sequence ATGACCCAACGGCTCCAGGCCGCACTGACCATCGCACTCTTCAAGCTGCTTGCCGCATTGCCCTATGGCGTGACCGCACGCCTTGGAGACGGGCTCGGCAAGCTGCTCTACCGCATTCCCAGCCGCCGCCGCCGCATCGTCCTCACCAACCTGAAGCTGTGCTTCCCGGACATGGACGAAGACACGCGCCAGAACCTGGCGCGCAATCACTTCGGCCACGTGCTGCGCAGCTACCTGGAGCGCGGCATCCAATGGTTTGGCAGCGCCGAGCGCCTGGGCAAGCTGGTCGAACTGGACACCCGCATCGACCTGGCCTCGTGCACGGAGCAGCCCACCATCTTCATGGGCTTTCACTTCGTCGGCATCGAGGCCGGCTGCATGTTCTATTCGATGCGCCACCCGGTGGCCTCGCTGTACACCAGGATGTCCAGCCCGATGCTCGACGAGATCTCGCGCACGCAGCGCGGGCGCTTCGGTGCGGAGATGATCCCGCGCAGCGGCAGCGGCAAGCAGGTGGTGCGCACGCTGCGCGCGGGCTGCCCGGTGATGCTGGCGGCGGACATGGACTTCGGCGTCACGGATTCCGTGTTCGTGCCGTTCTTCGGCGTGCCGGCCTGCACGCTGACTTCGGCCTCGCGCCTGGCCAGCATGACCGGCGCGCGCGTGGTGCCCTTCACCACCGAGGTCCTGCCCAACTATCGCGGCTACCGTCTGCGCGTGTTCGACGCGCTGGAGGGCTTTCCGTCGGGCAGCGTGGAGGAGGATTCGCGCCGCATGAATGCCTTCCTGGAAACCCAGATCGCGACCATGCCGGAGCAGTATTACTGGGTCCACCGGCGCTTCAAGAACCGGCCCGCCGGCATGGTGCCGGTGTACTGA
- a CDS encoding transcriptional regulator, translating to MTDQHCSTCPMGRFCLPADLDPAELPALDAVVRRRLRLKKGDMAYRMGDPAAAIYAVRLGTLKSHVATEDGRSQVVGFHLQGEILGMDSVFAPVHLSSATALEDTQLCVLPVSALQGVLPRLPSLRRQLVLALAQEAQHDRAMMTTIGLMTAQERLVAFLLGLSEQLSARGFAANEFVLRMSREEIGSYLGLKLETISRLFSRLAEAGMIEVHHRRIRLL from the coding sequence ATGACCGACCAGCATTGCTCCACCTGCCCCATGGGGCGCTTCTGCCTCCCCGCTGACCTGGATCCCGCCGAACTCCCCGCACTGGACGCGGTGGTACGACGCCGGCTGCGCCTGAAAAAAGGCGACATGGCATATCGCATGGGCGATCCCGCCGCGGCGATCTATGCCGTGCGGCTGGGCACGCTCAAGTCCCACGTGGCGACCGAGGACGGCCGTTCGCAGGTCGTCGGCTTTCACCTGCAGGGCGAGATCCTGGGGATGGACAGCGTGTTCGCACCGGTCCACCTGTCCAGCGCCACCGCGCTGGAAGACACGCAGCTGTGCGTGCTGCCGGTGAGCGCATTGCAGGGGGTGCTGCCGCGCCTGCCCTCGCTGCGGCGCCAGCTGGTGCTGGCGCTGGCGCAGGAGGCGCAGCACGATCGCGCCATGATGACCACCATCGGCCTGATGACGGCGCAGGAGCGGCTGGTCGCCTTCCTGCTTGGCCTGTCCGAGCAGCTGTCGGCGCGAGGCTTTGCCGCCAACGAATTCGTGCTGCGCATGAGCCGGGAAGAGATCGGCAGCTACCTGGGGCTCAAGCTCGAGACCATCAGCCGGCTGTTCTCGCGGCTGGCCGAGGCCGGCATGATCGAGGTCCATCACCGGCGCATCCGGCTGCTGTAG
- a CDS encoding transcriptional regulator (with FlhD is involved in the activation of class 2 flagellar genes and as well as a number of other genetic systems~K02402: flhC; flagellar transcriptional activator FlhC), with protein MDARNTEQMARRTEQRNDDSAERSETRSGSVLHEMEQTRLAIEMIGLGARLQVLESEVALPRVRLIRLYKELCGASPPKGMLPFSTDWFVTWRPNAHASMLLNAYRFMAGNGSLKGIRAMLAGYRMYREQVCVTGEAAQLSFTRAWTLVRFYERGMLKLARCTCCGGRYVVHAHDLRRRFVCGLCMPPARVGRGRKAAPAAAAG; from the coding sequence ATGGACGCACGCAACACCGAGCAGATGGCACGACGAACCGAGCAACGAAATGACGATAGCGCGGAAAGAAGCGAGACAAGAAGCGGAAGCGTGCTGCACGAGATGGAACAGACCCGGCTGGCGATCGAGATGATCGGCCTCGGCGCCCGCCTGCAGGTGCTGGAATCGGAGGTCGCCCTGCCGCGAGTACGGCTGATCCGGCTGTACAAGGAACTGTGCGGCGCTTCGCCGCCCAAGGGCATGCTGCCGTTCTCGACCGACTGGTTCGTGACCTGGCGCCCCAACGCCCATGCTTCGATGCTGCTCAACGCCTACCGCTTCATGGCCGGCAACGGCAGCCTGAAGGGCATCCGCGCAATGCTCGCCGGCTACCGCATGTACCGCGAACAGGTCTGCGTGACCGGCGAGGCCGCCCAGCTCAGCTTTACCCGCGCCTGGACGCTGGTCCGCTTCTACGAGCGCGGCATGCTGAAGCTGGCGCGCTGCACTTGCTGCGGAGGCAGATACGTCGTCCACGCCCACGATCTGCGGCGCCGCTTTGTCTGCGGGCTGTGCATGCCGCCTGCACGTGTCGGCAGGGGCCGCAAGGCCGCGCCTGCCGCTGCCGCCGGTTGA
- a CDS encoding flavodoxin yields the protein MKTLLIVYHTMTGGTRQMAEAAADAARTQTGVSVVLKRACEAGPDDVLAADGYLFATPENLAAMAGMMKDFFDRCYYAALDRINGRPYATMICAGSDGQNALRQIERIATGWRLNCVAPGLIVCTHAQTPERILAPKQIGAEDLARCAELGEGLAAGLGLGVF from the coding sequence ATGAAGACGCTGCTGATCGTTTACCACACGATGACCGGAGGCACCCGGCAGATGGCGGAGGCCGCCGCGGATGCGGCCCGCACGCAGACTGGCGTGAGTGTCGTGCTCAAGCGCGCATGCGAAGCCGGCCCCGACGATGTCCTCGCCGCCGACGGCTACCTGTTCGCCACGCCGGAAAACCTGGCCGCAATGGCCGGGATGATGAAGGACTTCTTCGACCGCTGCTACTACGCGGCGCTCGACCGCATCAACGGCCGACCGTACGCCACCATGATCTGTGCGGGCAGCGACGGGCAGAATGCGTTGCGGCAGATCGAACGCATTGCCACGGGGTGGCGGCTCAATTGCGTGGCACCTGGCCTGATCGTTTGCACGCATGCGCAGACGCCGGAGCGCATCCTGGCGCCCAAGCAGATCGGGGCGGAGGATCTTGCACGGTGCGCGGAACTCGGTGAGGGGTTGGCGGCCGGGTTGGGGCTTGGGGTGTTTTGA
- a CDS encoding phospholipase D (K01115: PLD1_2; phospholipase D1/2 [EC:3.1.4.4]), which yields MRQQNPPGTTARVAPDTPHEVQEPASFTLQPGHNCWRVEPCQRFAMLVDGDAYFHAVRAALPLAEHTIFILGWDIDSRMELVPQGADDGLPAGLRDFLCALADRRPSLRIYILSWDYAMVMALEREWLPSASAHWQAHRHLSFRLDGNHPPGASHHQKVVVLDNKVAFVGGLDLTLRRWDDNQHAPKAPLRMAEGKPYAPFHDVQCVLDGGAAAALGDLAAARWLRATGKRSRPPAPTSSDPWPPSLAPELTDVSVGIARTMPACEDEPGVSEIRMLLRDAIASARNSIYMENQYFSSGEIAKALGAKLGREDGPDIVLVSRRNESGWLEAHSMGVLRARLYRRLHAADTYERFRLFCPSIPGLMPDCVNVHSKVTVIDDDFLTIGSSNLSNRSLGLDTECNVVVTSGGDERVRTAIAAMRARLLGEHLDVAPEEFQAEVAASRRLLAAIRSLQRPDGRTLEDYEPPLPDDLDAASPGDHLLDPIEPIDSDQVLAEFVSHEARPRVAGRVGVMVALALVLTGLAFAWRYTPLREWADFRALLAVVERLDDMPLAPLAMMGVYLAGAATMLPVTVLILVTVVVFGPVYGAALALCGTVLSTCAGYLAGRVLGRNTVRRFGGRRLNRVSHQLGKHGVLAMVVLRLVPLAPFSLVNLVVGASRISLRDCLVGTALGMLPGILISAALVDRVAAAARHPGLLTFSLLALVLLLPASLLLLLRRRRRRHAEARGAPPHVAAHGPGGRLARLARMAGGRT from the coding sequence ATGAGGCAACAGAACCCGCCCGGCACCACGGCGCGCGTTGCGCCGGACACACCGCATGAAGTCCAGGAACCGGCCAGCTTTACGCTGCAGCCGGGGCACAATTGCTGGCGCGTCGAGCCGTGCCAGCGCTTTGCCATGCTGGTCGATGGCGACGCGTACTTCCACGCGGTGCGCGCGGCGCTGCCACTGGCCGAGCACACCATCTTCATCCTGGGCTGGGACATCGACAGCCGCATGGAACTGGTGCCGCAGGGCGCCGACGACGGCCTGCCCGCCGGCCTGCGCGACTTCCTGTGCGCGCTGGCGGATCGCCGCCCCAGCCTGCGCATCTACATCCTGAGCTGGGACTACGCCATGGTGATGGCGCTCGAGCGCGAGTGGCTGCCCTCGGCCAGCGCCCACTGGCAGGCGCACCGGCACCTGTCGTTCCGGCTCGACGGCAACCATCCCCCGGGCGCCTCGCACCACCAGAAGGTGGTAGTGCTCGACAACAAGGTGGCCTTTGTCGGCGGCCTGGACCTGACACTGCGCCGCTGGGACGACAACCAGCACGCCCCCAAGGCGCCGCTGCGCATGGCCGAAGGCAAGCCCTATGCGCCCTTCCATGACGTGCAGTGCGTACTTGACGGCGGCGCCGCCGCAGCGCTGGGCGATCTGGCCGCGGCGCGCTGGCTGCGCGCCACCGGCAAGCGGTCGCGCCCGCCCGCGCCGACCTCGTCGGACCCGTGGCCGCCCTCGCTGGCGCCGGAGCTGACCGATGTCAGCGTCGGCATCGCGCGCACCATGCCCGCCTGCGAGGACGAGCCCGGCGTCAGCGAGATCCGCATGCTGCTGCGCGACGCCATTGCCTCGGCCCGAAACAGCATCTACATGGAGAACCAGTACTTCAGCTCCGGCGAGATCGCCAAGGCGCTGGGGGCGAAGCTCGGGCGCGAAGACGGCCCGGACATCGTGCTGGTGTCGCGCCGCAACGAGAGCGGCTGGCTCGAAGCGCACAGCATGGGCGTGCTGCGCGCGCGCCTGTACCGCCGGCTGCACGCGGCCGATACTTATGAGCGCTTCCGCCTGTTCTGTCCGTCGATCCCCGGGCTGATGCCGGATTGCGTCAACGTGCACAGCAAGGTGACGGTGATCGACGACGACTTCCTCACCATCGGCTCGTCCAACCTCAGCAACCGTTCGCTCGGACTGGACACCGAATGCAACGTCGTGGTGACTTCGGGCGGCGACGAGCGCGTGCGCACGGCCATTGCCGCCATGCGCGCGCGGCTGCTGGGCGAACACCTGGACGTGGCGCCCGAGGAATTCCAGGCTGAGGTCGCCGCCTCGCGCCGCCTGCTCGCGGCAATCCGGTCGCTGCAACGCCCCGACGGCCGCACCCTGGAAGACTACGAGCCGCCGCTGCCGGACGATCTCGACGCCGCCTCGCCCGGGGATCACCTGCTGGACCCGATCGAGCCGATCGACAGCGACCAGGTGCTGGCGGAATTCGTCAGCCACGAGGCCCGCCCGCGCGTGGCAGGCCGCGTGGGGGTGATGGTGGCGCTGGCGCTGGTACTGACCGGGCTGGCCTTTGCGTGGCGCTACACGCCGCTGCGCGAATGGGCCGACTTCCGCGCCTTGCTCGCCGTGGTCGAGCGGCTCGACGACATGCCGCTGGCGCCGCTGGCGATGATGGGCGTCTACCTGGCGGGTGCGGCAACGATGCTGCCGGTGACGGTGCTGATCCTGGTGACTGTGGTCGTGTTCGGACCCGTCTACGGCGCGGCGCTGGCGCTGTGCGGCACGGTGCTGAGCACCTGCGCCGGCTACCTGGCCGGGCGCGTGCTCGGGCGCAATACGGTGCGCCGTTTTGGCGGCAGGCGGCTGAACCGCGTCAGCCACCAGCTCGGCAAGCACGGCGTGCTGGCGATGGTGGTGCTGCGGCTGGTGCCGCTGGCGCCGTTCTCGCTGGTCAATCTGGTGGTGGGCGCCTCGCGCATCAGCCTGCGCGACTGCCTGGTCGGGACCGCGCTCGGCATGCTACCGGGCATCCTGATCTCGGCCGCGCTGGTCGATCGCGTTGCCGCCGCGGCACGCCACCCGGGGCTGCTTACCTTCAGCCTGCTGGCGCTGGTGCTGCTATTGCCGGCGTCCCTGCTGCTATTGTTGCGCCGCCGGCGGCGGCGCCATGCCGAAGCGCGCGGCGCGCCCCCGCACGTCGCTGCGCACGGGCCCGGAGGGCGGCTGGCGCGCCTCGCCCGCATGGCGGGCGGACGCACATAG
- a CDS encoding entericidin EcnAB — translation MRKLYALFALAGVLLVTGCNTMSGAGKDIERGGEKVQGAAESTKQKM, via the coding sequence ATGAGAAAGCTATACGCACTGTTTGCACTCGCTGGCGTGCTGCTGGTCACTGGTTGCAACACCATGTCCGGCGCAGGCAAGGATATTGAACGCGGCGGCGAGAAGGTCCAGGGCGCGGCGGAAAGCACCAAGCAGAAGATGTAA
- a CDS encoding AraC family transcriptional regulator, whose amino-acid sequence MDALSDLLRAVQLSGAVFLNGEFKSPWCLVSEADAELRSAFLPGTDRVVSYHLITEGVCWARLVDGSGPDLRVETGELLVVPQGEPHVLGSDLRLQAIPSAPLVSDMLRNSPGEVMRVSYGGGGETTRMVCGFLGFDDTMGNPLLTSLPRLFKVGLGSGLESAWLASALAFATSEAAEPRAGTATVLAKLSELLFVQAVRRCIDTLPDNESGWLAALRDRYVGRALSRMHARPAYPWTVDELAGNVGLSRSALAQRFTDLLGQPPMQYLAHWRLRTAAAELRSGNRSIGEIAGAVGYDSEAAFSRAFKREFGLPPASWRRSRADEMRAPVTAVS is encoded by the coding sequence ATGGATGCCCTGTCCGACCTCTTGCGCGCCGTGCAGTTGAGCGGCGCCGTCTTCCTCAACGGCGAGTTCAAGTCGCCGTGGTGCCTGGTCTCTGAAGCGGATGCTGAATTGCGCAGCGCCTTCCTGCCCGGCACCGACCGCGTGGTCTCCTATCACCTGATTACCGAAGGCGTCTGCTGGGCCCGCCTGGTCGACGGCAGCGGCCCCGACCTGCGCGTGGAAACCGGCGAGCTGCTGGTGGTGCCGCAGGGCGAACCGCACGTGCTGGGCAGCGACCTGCGCCTGCAGGCGATACCGTCCGCGCCGCTGGTATCCGACATGTTGCGCAACAGCCCCGGCGAAGTCATGCGCGTGTCGTACGGCGGCGGCGGCGAAACCACGCGCATGGTGTGCGGCTTTCTCGGTTTTGACGACACCATGGGCAATCCGCTGCTGACGTCGTTGCCGCGGCTGTTCAAGGTGGGCCTGGGTAGCGGCCTGGAGTCGGCGTGGCTGGCCTCGGCGCTTGCCTTTGCCACGTCGGAAGCAGCGGAGCCGCGCGCGGGCACCGCAACGGTGCTGGCCAAGCTATCGGAACTGCTCTTCGTGCAGGCGGTGCGGCGCTGCATCGACACGCTGCCAGACAATGAAAGCGGCTGGCTGGCGGCGCTGCGCGACCGCTACGTGGGCCGTGCGCTGTCGCGCATGCATGCGCGCCCGGCGTACCCGTGGACGGTGGATGAGCTTGCGGGCAACGTGGGCCTGTCGCGCTCGGCGCTGGCGCAGCGCTTTACCGACCTGCTGGGACAGCCACCGATGCAGTACCTGGCGCACTGGCGCCTGCGCACCGCGGCGGCCGAGCTGCGCAGCGGCAACCGCTCCATCGGCGAGATCGCGGGTGCGGTCGGCTACGACTCCGAGGCCGCGTTCAGCCGCGCCTTCAAGCGCGAGTTCGGGCTGCCGCCGGCAAGCTGGCGCAGGAGCCGGGCCGACGAGATGCGTGCACCGGTCACGGCCGTGAGCTGA